Proteins encoded by one window of Paenibacillus urinalis:
- a CDS encoding carbohydrate ABC transporter permease — translation MHARQVGWWSLLKRDLYLSRHYYVLMAPFMIIFFMFTVIPVGISLALSFFHFNMLEMPRFIGWQNYSRLFLNDDVFLIALKNTLLFAVITGPVSYIACFLFAWIINELSPKIRAVMTLVFYAPSISGNVFFIWLIIFSGDSYGYMNGFLMRLGVILEPIQWLADERYVLTIVIIVQLWLSLGTSFLAFIAGLQNIDRSLVEAGTVDGIKNRWQELWYITLPSMRPQLMFGAVMQITASFAVAEISIALAGFPSVNYAAHTVVTHLMDFGTIRFEMGYASAIATVLFVLMLGTNVMTQKMLRKIGE, via the coding sequence ATTCATGCGCGTCAGGTGGGCTGGTGGTCCCTTTTGAAACGGGATCTATACCTCAGCAGACACTATTACGTATTGATGGCACCGTTCATGATCATCTTTTTCATGTTTACTGTGATACCGGTGGGCATTTCGCTTGCCTTGAGCTTCTTTCACTTCAATATGCTGGAAATGCCGCGTTTTATCGGATGGCAGAACTATTCGCGGCTATTCCTGAACGATGACGTATTTCTGATTGCACTGAAGAACACATTGCTTTTTGCCGTAATTACGGGCCCTGTCAGTTATATCGCCTGCTTTTTGTTTGCTTGGATTATCAATGAACTTTCTCCCAAGATTCGGGCGGTCATGACGCTGGTCTTCTATGCTCCATCCATATCGGGAAACGTCTTCTTCATCTGGCTTATTATTTTCTCTGGTGACAGCTATGGATACATGAATGGTTTCCTGATGCGCCTTGGTGTTATTCTGGAACCCATTCAATGGCTCGCAGACGAAAGGTACGTGCTGACCATCGTCATTATTGTGCAGCTATGGCTCAGTCTAGGGACCAGCTTCCTGGCCTTTATTGCAGGCCTTCAAAATATTGATCGTTCGCTTGTGGAGGCCGGCACCGTGGATGGGATCAAAAACCGATGGCAGGAGCTATGGTACATTACACTGCCTTCGATGAGACCGCAGCTGATGTTTGGTGCGGTGATGCAGATTACGGCATCCTTCGCTGTGGCAGAAATTTCGATCGCGCTGGCAGGGTTCCCAAGTGTAAACTATGCGGCGCATACGGTCGTCACTCATTTGATGGATTTTGGTACGATTCGCTTCGAGATGGGATACGCTTCAGCCATTGCTACAGTTCTTTTTGTACTTATGCTGGGAACGAATGTGATGACGCAAAAAATGCTGAGAAAGATAGGTGAATGA
- a CDS encoding carbohydrate ABC transporter permease, protein MTSKVRGVFGMPKRLNRSFTVSLMLFALLALFGAFMILPLIYAVNNAFKPLDELFIFPPRFWVNNPTTENFADLINLMGNSWVPLSRYIANTLLITLVGTAGHILLASAAAYPLAKYRFPGSKVLFTIVILSLMFSPHVTSIPNYMVMSWLGWINTHTSIIVPSLAFSLGLFLMKQFMEQIPNALLEAAKIDGASEYRIFWSIVMPNVKPAWLTLMILQFPALWGTDGGSFIYSENLKTLHYALSQIVQGGIARAGVGAAVALLLMIVPITLFVISQSSVMQTMATSGMKE, encoded by the coding sequence ATGACTAGCAAAGTACGTGGCGTCTTTGGTATGCCGAAGAGACTTAACCGGTCATTTACCGTTAGCTTAATGTTATTTGCACTGCTGGCTCTGTTTGGAGCATTCATGATACTCCCGCTAATCTATGCTGTAAACAATGCCTTTAAGCCACTCGATGAGCTGTTTATATTTCCGCCGCGCTTCTGGGTGAATAATCCGACGACGGAGAATTTTGCAGACTTGATTAATCTGATGGGCAACTCCTGGGTTCCCTTATCAAGGTATATCGCGAATACGCTGCTTATAACGCTAGTGGGAACAGCAGGACATATTCTCCTTGCTTCTGCAGCAGCTTATCCGCTGGCCAAATATCGTTTTCCCGGGTCAAAAGTGCTGTTTACGATTGTCATTCTATCATTGATGTTCTCTCCTCACGTAACGTCGATTCCGAACTACATGGTCATGTCTTGGCTTGGCTGGATTAACACGCATACATCCATTATCGTGCCTTCGCTCGCTTTCTCGTTAGGACTCTTCTTAATGAAGCAGTTTATGGAGCAAATTCCTAATGCATTGCTGGAGGCAGCCAAAATCGATGGAGCGAGTGAATACCGAATTTTCTGGAGCATTGTGATGCCCAATGTGAAACCGGCCTGGCTTACGCTCATGATTCTGCAGTTCCCTGCGCTCTGGGGCACGGATGGCGGGAGCTTCATTTACAGTGAAAATCTCAAAACGCTGCATTATGCACTGAGTCAGATTGTTCAGGGAGGGATAGCAAGAGCGGGAGTTGGGGCTGCTGTTGCCTTACTGCTCATGATTGTACCCATCACCCTATTCGTCATTTCCCAGAGCAGCGTCATGCAGACCATGGCCACTTCGGGCATGAAGGAGTAG
- a CDS encoding YIP1 family protein yields the protein MQTSSKQLYQYPLHLIFHPFNGYWELKYERNQKTTLLIAFLILVLLVITKILHAQYSGFLINFNNPKYLNSLLEMVYVIIPVLFWCIANWSLTTLMDGEGKFSEIFMSTCFALVPLFLIHFPWIWLSLVISAQETAFYYFSNALAVGWTLYLLFVGNMTVHQYTPAKTVLTMLLTLVAMAFMAFLCLLFFSLVQQIVSFVVTIYQELVLRG from the coding sequence ATGCAGACGTCAAGTAAGCAATTATATCAGTACCCATTGCATCTCATATTTCATCCATTCAATGGATACTGGGAACTGAAATACGAACGGAATCAGAAAACAACACTGCTGATTGCATTCCTAATTCTAGTACTTTTGGTTATCACTAAAATTTTGCATGCCCAGTACAGCGGTTTCCTCATTAACTTCAACAATCCGAAGTATCTGAACAGCCTGCTTGAAATGGTATATGTCATTATTCCGGTACTGTTCTGGTGTATTGCCAATTGGTCTTTAACCACGCTTATGGACGGGGAAGGTAAATTCTCTGAAATTTTTATGTCTACGTGCTTTGCACTGGTGCCGCTGTTTCTCATTCATTTTCCATGGATTTGGCTGAGTCTCGTCATTTCCGCACAGGAAACTGCATTTTATTACTTCTCTAACGCACTTGCAGTCGGCTGGACGTTATATCTGTTATTCGTGGGAAATATGACAGTCCACCAGTATACTCCGGCCAAAACGGTGCTGACGATGCTGCTCACCCTAGTTGCTATGGCCTTTATGGCATTTCTGTGCCTATTGTTCTTTAGCCTTGTACAGCAGATCGTTTCCTTTGTTGTAACTATTTATCAGGAATTAGTGCTTCGGGGCTAA
- a CDS encoding DUF5696 domain-containing protein has translation MKYAVAKRISGMLLIGSLLLSGCQISPASQVRETATTVDQAEVPSLPPGEKLKSSFSDARLSGMLGIAQNNSLQLFIHEETAEIAVLHKQSGQIWRSNPADRDKDGIATGINKDLLSSQTRLSFFNSLGQSSSVNSYTDSVGHKQVSYEAIDNGVRVHYQFGSTERSIEDLPVKISKERFEEKLLSQLDSAGQRALKIGYTEDKEEGIYTRNDKALQGLQLSRALKAFETAGYTEEDLEQDHTEHGIELEQSGPRLFMLTMEYELDGEDLLVCIPSSGIHFPEEYPVNTISVLDYFGAGGSNEEGSIFVPDGSGALIHFNNGKVQYPAYQQDIYGPDMTMKVREVSSNEAKARLPVFGLIREEGAFLGIIEEGDAVAVVNADISGKLNSYNNVYPSFYVVNKSDVTLQASDMVRTLPKFQAKPTASDFVVRYAFVGAEKASYSGLASLYRDYLLQTGGLPESKTSREQNSLPFYLKLLGGMSTRQHIFGIPYDSTEALTTFDEAQNILSALKEKKVSNIQVRYAGWFNDGLYHRMPDSINVDRAIGGKKEMREFSSFTRESGIGFYPDVAMLSVQSKKGFRPSKEASRTLTQEPAVIYPMDPARQRRNLDRSPSYVLSPNLLDELTEEMLKDTAPLPMDGLSLRDLAEQLNSDMNPKKLLDRTQSLSVVTKALEQIKQQAGSVVADGGNGYALPYVTDLTDAPMTSSRFKLEDEEIPFYQLVVHGSISYTGTPYNLSTYTNARQYVLKLIEYGASPYFAWFNAPNHVVKETDYDHLYASNYEQWIDLAAQIYNEANQANLPFAGRSMKSHESLAEGVFRTTYEGGGFAIVNYNDFPVDVENYTVKALSYVTGGEQL, from the coding sequence ATGAAATATGCCGTAGCCAAAAGAATCAGCGGAATGCTGCTCATTGGCAGTCTGCTTCTCAGTGGTTGTCAAATCTCGCCAGCTTCCCAGGTCCGTGAGACGGCGACTACTGTTGACCAAGCTGAGGTTCCCTCCCTGCCTCCCGGAGAAAAACTGAAATCGTCTTTCAGCGATGCTCGTCTTTCAGGCATGCTTGGAATCGCCCAGAATAATTCGCTTCAGCTGTTCATTCACGAAGAGACTGCTGAGATTGCAGTTCTTCACAAACAGAGCGGTCAAATATGGCGAAGCAATCCAGCTGATCGTGACAAGGACGGAATCGCAACCGGGATTAACAAAGATCTTCTCTCATCACAAACAAGACTCAGCTTCTTTAACAGTCTGGGTCAGAGCAGTTCCGTAAACTCTTACACGGATAGTGTTGGACACAAGCAGGTAAGTTATGAAGCGATTGATAACGGAGTTCGGGTTCATTATCAGTTCGGAAGCACTGAACGCTCCATTGAAGATTTGCCAGTGAAGATCAGCAAAGAACGATTTGAAGAGAAGCTGCTCTCCCAGCTCGACAGCGCTGGGCAGCGTGCATTAAAAATCGGTTATACAGAAGACAAGGAAGAAGGAATCTACACTCGAAATGATAAGGCGCTGCAAGGACTTCAGCTTTCCAGAGCTTTAAAAGCCTTTGAGACAGCCGGCTATACGGAAGAAGATCTCGAACAGGACCATACCGAGCATGGGATTGAGCTTGAGCAGAGCGGGCCGCGACTGTTCATGCTCACCATGGAATATGAACTGGACGGTGAGGATCTGCTTGTATGTATACCCTCCTCCGGAATTCATTTTCCAGAAGAATATCCGGTTAACACGATCTCTGTTCTGGATTATTTCGGAGCCGGTGGTTCAAATGAAGAAGGCTCCATATTTGTACCAGATGGTTCTGGGGCATTGATTCATTTTAATAATGGCAAAGTCCAGTATCCAGCGTATCAGCAAGATATTTACGGCCCGGATATGACAATGAAGGTTCGCGAAGTTAGCTCAAATGAAGCTAAAGCCAGATTGCCCGTCTTTGGACTGATTCGGGAAGAAGGAGCTTTTCTAGGGATTATTGAGGAAGGAGATGCTGTTGCGGTTGTCAATGCTGATATTAGCGGCAAGCTAAACAGCTACAACAATGTATATCCGAGCTTCTATGTGGTGAACAAGAGCGATGTAACCCTTCAGGCAAGTGACATGGTCCGAACGCTTCCGAAATTCCAGGCCAAACCGACCGCATCCGACTTCGTCGTTCGATATGCTTTTGTCGGCGCAGAGAAGGCATCTTACTCGGGCTTGGCCTCTCTCTATCGAGATTATCTGCTGCAAACGGGCGGCCTGCCCGAGTCCAAGACCAGTAGAGAGCAGAACAGCCTTCCGTTTTATCTTAAACTGCTTGGCGGCATGTCCACTCGCCAACATATATTCGGCATTCCTTATGATTCTACGGAGGCATTAACTACTTTTGACGAAGCTCAAAATATACTCTCCGCGCTGAAAGAAAAGAAGGTGTCCAACATTCAAGTTCGCTATGCCGGTTGGTTTAATGACGGGCTTTATCATCGGATGCCGGACTCCATTAACGTGGATCGTGCTATTGGCGGGAAAAAGGAAATGCGCGAATTCAGCTCCTTTACACGAGAGTCGGGGATCGGCTTTTATCCGGATGTTGCTATGTTGAGTGTACAATCCAAAAAAGGTTTTAGACCATCTAAAGAAGCTTCACGAACGTTAACACAGGAACCAGCGGTCATCTACCCTATGGACCCGGCAAGACAGCGGCGTAACTTGGATCGATCTCCATCCTATGTTCTTTCTCCCAATTTACTAGACGAATTGACGGAAGAGATGCTGAAGGATACAGCTCCTCTTCCGATGGATGGACTTTCTCTTAGGGATCTGGCAGAACAGTTGAACAGTGACATGAATCCGAAGAAGCTGCTCGATCGAACGCAATCGCTTAGTGTCGTAACCAAGGCACTCGAACAGATTAAACAGCAGGCGGGCTCCGTTGTTGCGGATGGCGGAAACGGCTACGCGCTGCCTTATGTAACAGACCTGACAGATGCTCCAATGACAAGCAGCCGCTTTAAGCTGGAAGATGAAGAGATTCCGTTCTATCAGCTCGTCGTGCATGGGAGCATCAGCTATACCGGCACTCCATACAATCTCTCAACCTATACGAACGCAAGACAATATGTCCTGAAGCTGATTGAATATGGAGCGAGTCCTTACTTTGCCTGGTTCAACGCCCCGAATCATGTTGTGAAAGAGACCGATTACGATCACCTCTATGCGTCAAATTATGAGCAGTGGATCGACCTAGCTGCCCAAATTTACAACGAGGCCAATCAGGCGAACCTTCCGTTTGCCGGGCGTTCAATGAAGTCACATGAATCCCTCGCGGAAGGCGTATTTCGAACAACGTATGAAGGCGGAGGGTTTGCTATCGTCAATTACAATGACTTCCCCGTGGATGTGGAGAACTATACCGTAAAAGCTCTTAGTTACGTGACTGGTGGTGAGCAGCTCTGA
- a CDS encoding carbohydrate ABC transporter permease, producing the protein MKTLLKWKWGNRTYAQQKALWGVIYVLPWFIGFVLFFFIPLMASLRYSMSTIQANAEGIAIQFTGVVNYVQALTVNTSFNRALIESVTDVLVNVPLIIIFSLFLAVILNQKFRGRALARSIFFLPVILASGVIMSLESTSLIEAVNQNSTGGSSLGTLELEKLMLDAGVSEWIVTYLSSAVDRIYQIVSQSGVQILIFLAGIQTISPQLYEASKIEGATGYEAFWKITFPMVSPLIFVNAIYTIIDSFANNAMTELIRETGFVKFDFGLSSAMAWVYFLAIAIILIIVTVIFSKRVFYQD; encoded by the coding sequence CTGAAGACACTTCTGAAATGGAAATGGGGAAATCGCACGTATGCTCAGCAGAAAGCCCTGTGGGGCGTAATCTACGTACTGCCTTGGTTTATTGGATTTGTATTGTTCTTCTTCATTCCTCTAATGGCTTCGTTACGTTACAGCATGAGTACGATTCAGGCTAATGCGGAAGGCATAGCGATTCAATTCACCGGTGTCGTCAATTATGTTCAAGCGCTCACCGTTAATACCAGCTTCAACCGTGCATTGATTGAGTCGGTAACAGACGTACTTGTCAACGTGCCTCTTATCATCATATTCAGCCTGTTCCTTGCCGTCATCCTGAATCAGAAATTCAGGGGTAGAGCCTTGGCACGATCTATCTTTTTCCTGCCGGTTATTCTGGCATCAGGCGTTATTATGTCACTGGAGAGCACCAGTTTAATTGAAGCAGTTAATCAGAACAGCACGGGCGGAAGCTCGCTCGGCACGTTGGAACTGGAGAAATTGATGCTTGATGCAGGTGTAAGTGAATGGATCGTCACGTACTTAAGCAGCGCAGTAGATCGAATCTATCAGATTGTCAGTCAATCCGGCGTACAGATTCTGATCTTTCTGGCAGGCATTCAAACCATCTCACCTCAACTATACGAGGCGTCAAAGATCGAAGGGGCAACTGGCTACGAAGCCTTTTGGAAAATTACATTTCCAATGGTCAGCCCGCTCATCTTCGTCAATGCAATCTATACTATTATCGATTCATTTGCCAATAATGCCATGACGGAACTGATTCGGGAGACCGGCTTCGTTAAGTTCGACTTTGGCTTAAGCTCTGCCATGGCATGGGTCTACTTCCTGGCTATCGCCATCATTTTAATAATCGTAACGGTTATTTTTTCGAAACGTGTGTTCTATCAAGATTAA
- a CDS encoding carbohydrate ABC transporter permease produces MKTSRLLSLEHWKGWLWAMIRFVLITGLSFVILFPIFQKISTSIKDKVDLYSAVVVWIPQNFSIENFKQAIQVMDYWETLFNTFTLSATTTLLTTASCALAGYGFARLKFKGSSWLFAGVILTILVPPTTILIPVYLNLKNFDLLGLMTLITGKPVNLLNTYWPFILTAVTANSLKAGLYIFIFRQFFRGIPKEVEEAAYVDGAGIGRTFFRIMLPNAIPSMVTVMLFSFVWQWNDSFYTTTYLTSSKVMSTQLSSLPYNLAQQVGDGASKADPFYLSMIQDTGILLAILPLIVIYLFVQRYFVESVERSGIVG; encoded by the coding sequence GTGAAGACATCACGATTGTTATCGCTGGAGCATTGGAAGGGCTGGCTGTGGGCCATGATCCGCTTTGTTTTAATTACCGGACTTTCCTTTGTTATCCTCTTCCCGATATTCCAGAAAATTTCGACTTCCATTAAGGATAAGGTTGATCTTTATTCTGCGGTAGTTGTGTGGATTCCTCAGAACTTCTCCATTGAGAATTTTAAACAGGCGATTCAAGTCATGGACTACTGGGAAACGCTGTTCAACACATTTACACTTTCGGCCACAACGACTTTGTTAACGACGGCTTCTTGTGCACTTGCAGGATACGGGTTTGCAAGGCTTAAATTCAAAGGAAGCAGCTGGCTGTTTGCAGGCGTGATCCTGACGATTCTCGTGCCGCCAACGACCATTCTCATTCCCGTGTATTTAAATTTGAAGAACTTTGATCTTTTGGGGCTCATGACCCTCATCACGGGTAAACCCGTCAATCTGTTGAACACTTATTGGCCGTTCATTCTTACGGCAGTTACAGCCAACTCACTCAAAGCAGGTTTGTATATTTTTATCTTCCGCCAGTTTTTTAGAGGAATCCCTAAGGAAGTGGAAGAGGCCGCTTACGTAGATGGAGCAGGTATTGGTCGAACCTTTTTTAGAATCATGCTGCCTAATGCCATTCCATCTATGGTGACCGTCATGCTGTTTTCCTTCGTGTGGCAGTGGAATGACAGTTTCTATACAACCACATATCTGACCTCCAGCAAGGTCATGTCGACGCAATTGTCGTCTCTTCCATACAACCTTGCTCAGCAGGTCGGGGATGGTGCCTCCAAGGCAGATCCTTTTTACCTAAGCATGATTCAGGATACAGGGATTCTACTCGCTATTCTGCCTTTGATTGTAATTTATCTATTCGTACAGCGCTACTTCGTGGAGAGTGTGGAGCGTTCGGGAATCGTCGGTTAG